The Miscanthus floridulus cultivar M001 chromosome 6, ASM1932011v1, whole genome shotgun sequence genomic interval GGAAGAGAtccgcgtgcggctccatcccgaggaaagcctcgcagacggtgacgaaaccagcgatgtgcagcacccccgtcggattgaggtgctgcagctccagacaccactcgttgaggagcccgcgcaggaaccagtgcgcgggataCCCTAGTCCGCGCTCATGGAAAGtgaggaaagaaaccacctcgtcgggacgaggttgcgggaactccttcCCGAGGACCCTCCAGTGTGTCACCTCCTgtggcggcagaaaccccttcacgacgaAAGCCTCTAGCACCGACTTCTTCATGGTGGACGACCGCCAGTCAGACATCTCGCTCCAAATCGCGAAGGAtcggtgagttcctctcttctccctcgctctctcccccttctTCCCTAGAAACCTCcgcggctctcaggaacgctcacagcaaaaaggaagaaagaaggCGGCGGCAGATAAAGAACAGGCAAGAGAACgaaacaaaaaccctctcccGGCTCCTACTTAAAGGAAAGGGAACAGCGGTTAAAGGACGCTCCGATCGGGGGAGGCAGAACGGCGGAGCAAGAatttctctctttcccatttaatgcagatgagacgtgcCCTGAACCGACGAGACGCGCCCTGCtcgatggaacggctcctgatcagacgggacgtggcctggccgtggcccaccactaccgcacgatcaaccactaccacacgccggGCGCGAAAACCGAAGCGTCACCACGAGCAGGCAGCTCAACGCCTCCCCAGGCCAGGCCTGGGAGAGACCAAAAACAAAATCTCCGCCGGGAGACCAACCGATCCCCTGAACCGATCGAATCGCTCAGGATAAACACGGAGACACAGATAGGAagtgaaggggcgccccatgtaggccatgccgacacTGTCTCaaatgacgagcacgggtcccggtcggacgtttccgactgaagctctccgaactcCGTCACTCCAGTTGTCAAGGTAAACACTatcaaaaccccctctatttcattataaatcatttcatacatccatacgcgcatttcattccatacgcccgcgcctcccggacgattcgggccctgaaccgctcgggggctcgggaactaagcatcgcacgtgcagcgaaatgcaccagaacgctccgtgttgcgtcacgaagcggcggttgcctcattcgacatagggcaaccaacagagccaggggagaaaaccgtagatgagcaccgtgcggccctaTCCTGGTCcggcagaccgggtcatctcaatcttctcgTTCGATCATAAACCTCTCGCCAggtccacagaatctccatcgaaggggaggccgttaggccacccggatCGATCTtcgaaatgacctaggcatctgtcaggTTGCAGGTAaaagagtagtggaatgtcacaagagggctatgccgaccccgtcacgaacgacggacccagattccactcgatcacacccgttagcgaactcatcgagctagtcttcgagcccgagcgatcgggacaggcgacgaaactcagcccctccggttgtgaggaaccgaggatggggtaacgcacaatactcacatcgacccccacgaaaggcccgatagggctcgggggctcaagataaaacGCGAAGGACggcgacctcgaactcgccagatccacgactccgactcgcccggtcccgcggcgcgcatcgacgccaggatccgcgagcatcgCGTCGTCCGATCTTTAACCAAACTAACTATgttaaactcgcgtaacggcttcacttccgactacgctccaataAACCTAGGACCGCGACtctaaactcgcgtaacggcttcacttaggaaccacagcattatgaacagtattggacatcacattggaatgattaatcaaagcatgatttactgcagaattaaccatctcttgaagtttaccaggattggagtcaaaggtaacctgccgaggcaacagcaaatcttgcttctggatgacttgtccactctttgttcaggctaaacgatctcagacaaagctgcctgtattcttctatagccttttccatggcctgcctctgctcttccttaagatcttctgatACCgcaataatgttccctgaatcgatctcgggattgatcatattgatcggattgattggtcccactgggcgtgccaaaagatgtgttgatgcaaaagtggatctgcaaacacaaagggctaatacccgaatcgatatccaaagcgtgccagtcgatttgacctgttaatcgacaaggatgaagatatgagcactttggtcctgacaacagcgatacgtccggaagtcacggccaagaggtactcacgcggaactcgagaatcgccgaaggtcgcactgaagcgatgcaactcgccgaatcaatgagaactcgtaaaaagaaaaaatatgcaaattgacgaagtcgccgaaaagtaagtagatgcaaataggagtaaaaattagttttgatattgattgcttcatctattacattgcccctcaatctatatttataccatgatctaaagagacataaccaaatacgactaggacaccaagtccatatctaaggaaacacgtgactcttacatgaatcatactctaacaaatatagaaaaggaaatcaactcctatctatttccctgtccgcctcaattacgatggaattttcaccgacctcctttccatcggcatactttctgtttcatcggcagtagctttcaagccttccttcatcggcatcgacaataacatctccaaccttatcggcaacgcccgagtctaaatcaacctttccatcaatcaccaccattcatcggcaaccatctttacaagctgattttcatcggctgtcagcatatacagtaactttcctcctgccgattagcccactctgatcattttgacacgtgcaaaaaacgatgTCAACAATATTTATAACCTCCAAGGGTAAGGACTCGGAGAACCTGTGGGGGCAGGTAGGAGGAGGATGGAGAGCTACTTGGAGCGTGAGTACATTATGTTCTGTCATTATTTTCTAATAATGAATATTATTTGTTCATGGGTGTTAAAATTTTACTTTGGTATTCTTATTTTTATGAAGAAGAATTCCCTAATAtttagttttcaaaataaaaaggGATTCTATCATTGACATTTCTGAAAACGAAAGTTCTTTGCACATGGGGCAGTCAGGGTAGTACAAGCAAGGTGTGCTGTACCTTAGGGGCTCGTGCTCCTCCATAtcaccagagttcagagtgttcTTGAGATAACCAATGAAGTTTCCATGGCCAATGCGATCTGCAACAAGCCTTTAATTGTTCTTCGTCGTCACCGCCACGTTTCCGCAGTGAACCCCTACAACCATATGCCGGAGGTTCGTGTCCGTGCATTGCAACGGGCCTAATGCGATTTTCGTATAATCTCAACAAATAATCCTGTTATTAGAGCTCTCCACTGGCTTACCATTGTAACCTCGATCCTAGGATGATTTGTTGTGGACTTCTTTTCTCTTCTAAAATCTCTTGTTAGGCAACACTAATAAGCATCTCAAGAAACGATAGCGAGCATTTAGGCTTCCTAAATCTGCAGAAAAAGGAATTCAGACATCAAAGGCACCAAAGCTCTCAGACATGTTAAGTTTAGGTCTTATACTTGTATGCAAACAAACCAGATAAAGTATATGTCTACATAGTAAAAAAATTGAGCAGATCAAATTGTTCTCTAACAAGCCCATTTatcattcttcaaaaaaaaaacaagtccaTATATCATTTTGCTATTATGAGCATTTGTTATTATGGAATCTTCCCTTCAAACAACATGTACCTAAGAGCAATTGCTATTACGGCCCTAGGAGATGCGTTCCACACACTGCCGAACCCAATCACCAATCTTATCATCAGAACCGCAATGTTATATGTATGACGAAATCAACCCCAAGAGCATTATGAAGCCAAAAGTACACCACACGATCACAATCCATGCTAAAAAAGGTAGGCAGTAGCAGCACATAGTGCCACACTGAAACTTGAGACTCCAATAGTGTGAACCATTATTTCATAGTCTTCTTGGTAACATTTATTTTCAATTTTGCTATTCAAGTAGTAGAGGTAGCAGTAGCATTTATTTTCAGTTTTGCTAGAACAAGTTGAGCTAGTAGTAGCTACTGTTTAGTAGTTTTGCTTTTCAGTGAGTATAGGTTTTAGAGTTTTTATCGAgtagcagtatgttatgcttgTGCTATTGTCACATTGCTTTAGTTATCAGCTACAAGTTCAGTTTTCAAAGATTGCAGGATTTGAGCAAGTGTATGTACTACACACTGCTCTGCCAATGTTGCTGAGCAAATAGCGTTACAATAAGCAATAAATGTTTATTTGATTGTGTTTTATGCATTCGCAACAGAAGAACAAGAAACAAAGAGAGCATTAAGAACAAAAAAAAACCGTAAGCTTACATCTTTGCAGCCTGTCTTCCCTTCCCTAATGCAGCACCAAAGTATTTCTGTTCAAGTTTGTAAAGTCAATAAACATTATGTATTTCAAATTCACAAGACTCCTAAAGCGTAATGCTACTTAAAAACAATGCTATATATACTGAAAATGAGTGCGCAACTGATAGAAGACTAAAAACTAACACAAAGAGCCTATGCATTCACATCATTACAACTATGACGAAATATACAGTAACTTATATAGGAAACTCCTGAGGGTTCTATCATAATCTCCAACAATAACACCGCAGCCAAAAGGCCTGGTACAACACAAACCAAGTTAGGGCTGACTACAGACATGCCTCCAGTAATTATGGACCACTACTGCTGAATATATTACCTGAGCCACCAATACAGTATGCAAAGGTAAACATAACTTGCGACACGATCTGCCAATTCCTTCACAGAACTGGTCTAAATGATCTTGCATCACATGGTCTAAAAGACTATATGCTTAACTTTCAGAACTGGCAGCTTCTGATTTGGTCCATGAAACAGCCACCCGCTGCTAAACCACGAACAACATGCAAATGACATTGTTGTCAAATTTCAAGAACAGCTCCTGGAATAATTGGCATACCTTTTTGGAAGTGCAGATAACTCAAGCACATTTCACGGGAGAATTTTTACAAACACCTTACCTCCCCTACGTGCCTGATGAAGCCTTGCAATTAGCAATTTTTCTGTCCTTTGAGAGCCCCTGTCTAATGCTAATGGCAtaaaaacaaagagcatttagtCTGCACATCACCAGCAGTAGAATCATCTAAGCACAACTTGAACCCATCAGGGATTCTAGAATGATAAAGTGTTAAATAGCATTATGCCGATCATGGATTGGTATAAAAAATCTAACAAAGCAAGAATGAGCTGCTGCTCCGGCCTCTTTTAGCACATCAGTCTTTCTCTTCTGCACTACACGTGAGGAATGAGAGTGAGATGTCCTTGAGAATAAACGAGATTGACTCTGAGGTAGGGATCTTCATGGAGTCGCTACTGTGCTAAAGAACACAGAAGTTGGAGGTGGCAGATGTCATGATTTGTTCTAAAGCTTTACCTGGATCACGACGGGCGAGGGCCGACGCGGCACGCAACGGCGAGGGCGACGGGGCAGGTGCGACGGCGAGGGCGGTGCGTGACAGGCTTGTCGTCGGCCTGCCTTCTCTTGATGGCGGCGCGATGGGATCGCGGGGGCTCGTCCGCCCGACGAGGGCGAGGGCGACGATGAGGGCGGAGAAGGGAGGCACGCTTTAGTCTTGGCTTCGGTGATGGCGTGCGACGGCGGCTTCGCACGAACTGGGAAGGAAGGATCGGGAGCATGCGGGACTGAGGAGATCATGAGCGCCCAAGATCTCTAGGCGTCCTGCTACCCCGTCCAGCGCCCGACAGCCCCGCGCGGCCCCTGCACTTCGCCATGCGCCAATTCCTCGCCGGGGCCAGGCGACGGTATCCGTGGCCGGCAGCCCCGCCTAGCCTCTGCGCCAGCAACTGGCGACTCCGCACCGTGGCCATGCGACGGCTTCCAAGCCCCTGCGGCCTGCGACCCAGCATCCACGACCGGCGCCCTCCGCGCCATGGCCCGCACGGCCTCCGCTCGTCCGGTGTCGCAAGAGAGGGAGGGACCTCGCCGCCGCGACCGAGGCGGGCGGAGCGGCCGAGACGGGCGGAGGCAGGCGTGCGCTACCAAGGAGCCGGACGGCGGCGGGCTGGAGGCGGCGCCGTATGGATCGACGCACGCAAGGCCGTCGGGGTGGGGAAGGGCGCAGTGGACGCCGTCCAGAGGGGATGGGGAAGGGCGCCACCACCATGGTCGCGGGGAGCAGACCACCGCAAGGAACGACGCCACCGCCGCTGGCCTTCTTCCCTTCCTGGCCGACCTTCTCCGCCTCAGCTACGCCGTCTCCGACCGAGCGCCGACCGGATCCGGCCTGGCTGCACCGCGCCCCGGTGAGCGCCTGAGAAACCTGGGTCCCCGGCGACCTTCTCCGCCTCAGCCACGTCGTCCGCCGCGCCTGGTCCAGGCCGTCCGATCGCGCCGATGCGGTGGCCGATGCGCACGGCGAGGGGCACGACCACACGGTGGAGAGGGATCTCGCGAGGGGGAGAGAGCGATTGGAGGCGTGACTTACGCGAGCGATGAGGTAGAATTTTTTTTTTCGCACGGGCGAAGGCAGAGCAACTAAGCGAGCGAGGTATCGCGCGGCGtacggacgaaccaaaataaatgtcacACTAAAAATATTTATGCTTTATTCTTTTTAATTATAGAAGATATAAAATAACCCCAATTCTAGCTTGtcggagtagtagtagtaatttAATATGTGTTTGGTACGTTTTCTAGACAAATAtctatgttttattttttttaattgtaGGAGATATAAAATAACTCCAATTCTAGCTTGTCGGAGTAGTAGTAATTTAATGTGTGTTTGGTACGTTTTCTAGACAAGCCTGGCTAGCAAAACTAAGATAGGCTAACTCTAGCCAGCTTTAGTTAATGCAAGCGGCACATGTTTGGTTGTCTGGCTAAGCCTGGCTAGGAATCCGTGTGTTTTATTGTTTGGTTTAGTTTGCATAGAATCAATCACCTCTTCCTTACACAGGTAAGTTTACCCCTTTGAGGACTTTAATCGAACAAGTGGTGGGCATGCTTGCCGAGCACCTCGGTGACCATGGCAGCAGGCCACCACGCCGCGCCCGCACGAGTCGGCAGCCGCGCCGCCTGCAAGCACATCGGAGAGGAAAGCTCGCATCTGCAGAGGAAAGCTCCTCGCCGGAGAGGAAAGCTCGGCCTGCAGCCGTCGCGAGCGCGCGGAGGAGAAATATGAGGGGCGCGGAAGAGGAGGAGAAGCGCGAGGGGCATGCTCAACTGTGTCCTCGTCGCGAGGGGAAACGAAGACGGAGCGCACTTCAGGAGGTCGACAGCGCGCGCGgagggaggaggacgacgactgCGGCTGTGGTGCGCGCGGAggaggacggcggcggccatggcgcgtgcgcaGGACGCGCCAGGGCTGCTCAGCCTGAGGGAATCGGTCCCTGGTAGACGCGACACGAAACGGATCAGGGGGAATCGGTCGGCCTCGCTGTGGCGGCTTTTGATCTGCGCCTTGCCGGGCGACCTCGCCGCCGCGAGcatggaggaggtggaggtgcaGTGGCGCGCGAGCGCAGAGGAGTTGGAGGAGCGACGGCGTGCGAGCGCGGAGGGTCTCGGTGGAGCACGCGCAGGTCTCGCGCGGAAGCTCGCGGGGGATATGAGAGCACCGACGGAGCCGCGACGCGGAAGAGGCGGCGGAGGTGAATGAACGAGGCGAGCGGTGAGATGAACGCGCATGTCTCGTTTCCAGCAAGCCAGCCCACAAGTCCTCTTTTGGCTTCCCAGAGCCTGGGCAACCAAACACCGAGAGACTGCATTACTAGAGCCTGGCTAGCCAATAAGCCATCCAAACCAAACACACCTTTAAAGTATTGTCTCGTTGGGCAATATTTTTCTATACTTGTCTTAAAATCCAAATGGATTCGGCCCACATTTTTTTGAAAAGAAAAACGGTCCACATTTCTGCTTCTATCCAACAAGGGGAACGCCATTTCGTTGAATATTTGCTTCGGCAGCCCACCAGCAAAGCTGTTTTGTCAGGCTGAAACCTCCCACACTGCTTTGGGTCGTGTCCGCCCTACACGGGCCTACAAAGCCTCTTCATGACATCCAATCCAGCCCAATCCGCTTCTCTCCTGCAGTGCGTACACACGGCACTGAAGCGCGCGCCTGCCAAGTGCCAGCAGCAGTACAGCACCACCGGATAAGGCAAGAGCGCTGCGCTGCTGGCCGCTGCCCGCTGTCCGCTGGGAGCCTGCGAAGGAAGGAAGGGGAATCCTCTGGCAGCCGAGCAGCCCATGGCGCGGGGCGGCCACGTCGCGGCTCTCTCCCTGCCACCGCGTCTCGCCGCGACGCCACCGTGCTCCGGGCGGCCTGTCCGAGCTAGCTGCGCCAGGCCGTTGCCGgggggcgcgcggcggcggggccgcGGACGCCTCATGGTTGTGCGGGCCGGCGGGCCGCCCAGCACCAACCAGCTCATCCTCGCGTTCGTGCTCCCGCTCTCCCTCTTCGTCGGCACGCTCGTCACCGCCGCCCGCGTCGCCGACGACCTCGACGACCGATTCCTAAGGGAGGTACGGTACGAGTACCACTACCACGCGCTTCTGTTACTGCTACCAACTATTTCTGCGTATACTCCACTAATCAGCTGTTAGCTTCCTCGTTAATTTGCTTCGTCCTGCCAATTGCATTACTGTTATTATTATTTGCACATCGCAAATAAATGAGATTCTGCTGATTTTCGTCGATATATATTAGTAGAAGTAAATTTGGTAGCAAGCACCATGTGTGTGATTGTAGTTCTACCTGCGAATAAAACTGTACATCTGGTTATTCCTTTCCTTGTTGGCAACTTAGCATACGCGAGAGCATGACTGAACTGAAGAGACATAGACATACAGTGTTAACACTTGGACAAACGGCTGCCCGTTCATGCGCAGATGGAAATAAACCGAGCGATACTGGAAGAGAACGAGGCGTCCgacgaggaagacgacgacggcgacaTTATTGTGTACGAcgaaggggaggaggaggaggagctgccgcCGGTACCGGTGGAGGAGAAGGAGCCCGCTGTTGCTGGTCCACGCACCAGGAACAGGCCGAGAAGACGAGTGTAACCAGGCGTTCTCTTCTCCGTGTTCATGTTCAGAGAGAGTTTAATTAGTTTGGCGATTGGCTCTCTTGGAAATAAATATGCTCGGATGATGCCAAGGTTTGATCGGCAAAGCACTGCACAGACTGGGATCGAGCGCAGAATACAGGCAATAAATACATCGCATCTGTGTACTCTGTACCCCTGCAGGCTGTAGTGCCGGTTCTATGTTTTGGTCGGAGGACCCATGAACTCGTTGCTATATATGCGCTCTTGAGTCTTGATGATGATATGTATATATGTTTATATCTGGTTCGATCGTGTATATATGGACCAGCGCGTGCGTCCCACTTGTTTAGGAGAAATTGATGGGGTACGCCGGCGATTTGTCCGGGTTGAAGAGTCCGAAGTGCCTCTCCGTCTCGGCTCCCGGCTTCTGGTCCTCGTTGAACATGGCGAAGATGTAGGTCTCGATGGCTCCAGGGCGCTTGGGCGTGCCCTGCCCGACATGGTTGATGAGGTTCTGGTTGTAGGTCTGCGCGTTCCTCGGGGTGGCGGTGTCGCCGCCGGCCGACGGCCACCCGCTCTCGGACACGACGACGCCGACGTTCCCGGCGCCGGCGTTCTCGAGCGCGGAGACGAAGGTGTCGACGAGCGCGTCGAAGAGGTTCTGGTACGCGTTGCCGCCGTCCTGCACGACGGCCCCCGGCGACGTGAAGAGCGCGTAGCTGAGGTCGATCTGGGCCTCGTTGCCCGTGTAGGAGAAGTACGGGTACACGTTGCAGAGCAGCGGGGCCCCCGTGCTCTGCAGGTACTGCGCGATGGGTCCCATGTACCCCTGCGAGAAGCTGCCCTGCGACGGCGGGAACCCCTGGGCGACGCCGCTCTGCACCGCCGTGGACACCTTGATGCCTCCGAGCCCGGCGTTGGCCAGCGCGGAGTTGACGTTCTGCATGGCGGGGAGGATGCTGTTGGTGTCCCCGCCGGAGACCTCGTTGCCCACGGCGATGTACTTGAAGTTGACCCCCGGGAACGCCTGCACGTTGCTCTGCACCCACGTGGCCGCCGCGCTCGGGTCGGAGGCCAGCGAGGAGAGGTCCGAGTTGGGCACGTCCATGATCACCCCGATGTTGCTGCCGCTCAGCGCGTTGAGAGCGTTGGTGTCCGGGAAGTAGATGCGCATCTGGTTGATGCCGTTGGACTGGTAGAGTTGCACCACGTCGCTCGCCGACGGCAGATTGTCGCCGTTCACGCCGTAGCACACGCCGATGGCGTGGACTCCTGTACATCAGTGTCAATCATGCATGCATATCGGCATATCGCGATGATCAGCATTCGTGTGCGTGCACCAGGAGCTAGTATTAATGTATGATGCGTGATGCATGAATGCCGGCCGTAAATACAATTGGGTACGTATATATCTGACCTGTAGGAGTGGCTGCAAATGCTCCGAGCAGCAATGCCAGTACAAGCATGGAAGCTCCAAGAAGCAATGCCAGTGCAAGCATGGAAGCGACACCCTGCTTCGACATCTTGGAAGGATCAGAATCAGGATCACTTGTACTCCTATGTTTGCAGCAGCTAAAAACAGGTTACTGTAACCGATGCTACACTGGACTGCACTGCACTCTGCATGCAATTCACCGAGGCATCGGGCCGTATTTATAGCTAGCTAGGCAGGGCACGGCGGAGGCAAATTCTGAGAGATCTGCCCTCTCTCTGATCGCCCAGTTTTAGCGGCACCAATACCTCGTTCCGTTAACAGCAGGCGTTGGCTTACACCGGAAGCCACCGAGACGGATCTTGCCGCGGCGGCGACAGATCAAGACGTAGACCTCGCCCAGAGCATGTTGGCTTTCTCAAATCTGCGGTTGGACTTGGACATCATCGAGCACTCCGGAGACAGTGCTGGTCGCGTCTGCGCCGAAACTCCTCCGGGTCCGGGACCCAGCAGCAGCCTCGGTGTTGGACCAAGGAGCTACCGCAACGCGGGCTCGCCGTGGCGGAGCTCGAGCGGTTCTGTTGCAGGGGCGACCACCTGCTCGAGCTGTCCGCTGTGGTCGAGGAtggtgaattggtgatagagATTTCAACTCTGCTAATGGGTTTCCTTCTTGAAATAATCTCTAATAAAACTCCAAATCTCTATAATAAAACCCCAAATGCATAGACATCAAATCTTGCTGACCTtcctcagcctgttcgcttgtttgtcagccagggcttatcagccagccaacagtgttttcctctcacaacaaaccagcatcagccgaacttatcagctcagaaaccaaccaacgaacaagcTGCCTGTATGAAAAATATTCAGAACCCAAGTACCTCGACAAGAGCAGTTTGTCATATCTGATGTAACTGTGAGTTAATATAACTGCTAACCAAAGCCCTGAGATGATACAGAGTTACAGACCCAAAAGGTTCCAGTGATGTCGGTACATGTTAGCAAAGGAAGTCGAAGCTGACACTTGCTTTGCTAACCCAAAATCACACACAACTGAAcaacatgttcgctggttggttttagccagggcttatcagccagccaacagtgttttcctcttacAATAAACCgacaccagccgggcttatcagcccagaaaccaaccaacgcaCAGGCCAGAAATTTCCAAAAGGCAACAATCCACAAGTGATGTTACAAATGGTTGCCCAATCGCATCACTGCTTCCGTGCCAAGCTGAATAAGAACttgggccgcgtttagttgcgTCCGGAATTGGCGCCGTCGGATTTTCAGCGACACTGTAGCacactgtagtatttcgtttgtatttggtaataattgtccaatcgttgactaattaggctcgaaacgttcgtctcgcaaagtacaaccaaactatacaattagtttttgatttcgtcaacatttagtactccgtgCATGTACCGAAAatttgatgtgacagggaatcttctTTCTGTACGGTGCCAAAGTTGGGAGTTGggggtgaactaaacatggccttgtgATCGCTTTGTAGTTGTCGTATCACCTGTGATCACTGCACTACAGAACCCAATGCAGACTTTGAACACCAGATAATCCATTTCATCGGGTGGAGGATGCAGACTGGGCCTGGTGGCGGCGAGCTGCGAGCAGTAGCTGGGTGACCGTGCTGTGGCGTCTTCTTGTGTCGACATCGCAACTGCAGACTTGGGGAAGCGAACATGCTGGCATGAGCGCCCCATGAATGTCTTGATCTGCCGGCGTCGTTTTCGCACAGATCTTTCTGTGGCTTCTGATGGAAGACGACGCTTGCCGTTCACGACTAAGCCCTCGTTTAGTTCACCAAAATTCCCAACTTTGGCtctatataaaaagaagattcctcgtcacatcaaacttgcggtacatgcatggagtactaaatgttgacgaaattaaaaactaattgcacagtttggttgtactttgcgagacgaacgttttgagcctaattagtcaacaattggacaattattaccaaatacaaacgaaatgctacagtgcgctgCAGTGCTACAGTCCATCCGGCGGCGCCAACTCCGGcagcaactaaacgcgccctaacggTGTCGGAACTGAAACTAGACGAAGACGAAATTGCGTAGAAGATTGATATATGCCATGTGTCACGTAGAGGAAGAAGGTCTTTCAGATCAGAGAAAGGGCGGGTCTCTCACAATTTGCCTTTGTTTAGTTTCTCCAAACTCCTGAAAagtgcactatgtaaaaagaatattcctcgtcacatcaaacttgcggtacatacatggagtactaaatgtagacgaaatcaaaaactaattacacagtttgctttaactttgcgagacgaatcttttgagcctaattagtcaatgtttgaacaataattcacaaatacaaacgaaatactacagtagGGAATCTTCACTATGTAAAATTTGCCACCGTAAACTTTGTCCAACTAAACACCGCCTGAGCACGGCGGGCAATGCAGGCCGTTCCAAGGCGGCCAGCAGGGCACTATCCAGTTGGGCAGGTCACACCATAGGCCGGCGGACTCACCGCGCGGCGAGGCGGTGACCCGGCCAGCCGCACGGGATACTCGACGATTACGCAATGAAACGCGAACTTGCTATGCTACGAAGGATTGAAAATATTACTTTTTCTATAGCAACAAATACTGATCATACTAAAGTTTGCCCATGTTGaaaaggccctgttcgcttcgctgaaaagccatgttgaaaagtaccgttggctgatttggggtgagaggaaaacactgtatcATAGCTAATAAGCCAGGCTAATAAATTCAAAGGGTCACACGTCACACGATAGCAATATATTCAGCAATCtaaaggccatgttcgcttcgctgaaaagccatgTTGAAAAAtaccgttggctgatttggtgtgagagaaaaatactgataAGCCAGGCTAATAAATTCAAGGGTCACACGTCACACGATAGCA includes:
- the LOC136457123 gene encoding glucan endo-1,3-beta-glucosidase, acidic isoform-like, which translates into the protein MSKQGVASMLALALLLGASMLVLALLLGAFAATPTGVHAIGVCYGVNGDNLPSASDVVQLYQSNGINQMRIYFPDTNALNALSGSNIGVIMDVPNSDLSSLASDPSAAATWVQSNVQAFPGVNFKYIAVGNEVSGGDTNSILPAMQNVNSALANAGLGGIKVSTAVQSGVAQGFPPSQGSFSQGYMGPIAQYLQSTGAPLLCNVYPYFSYTGNEAQIDLSYALFTSPGAVVQDGGNAYQNLFDALVDTFVSALENAGAGNVGVVVSESGWPSAGGDTATPRNAQTYNQNLINHVGQGTPKRPGAIETYIFAMFNEDQKPGAETERHFGLFNPDKSPAYPINFS
- the LOC136457125 gene encoding uncharacterized protein — protein: MARGGHVAALSLPPRLAATPPCSGRPVRASCARPLPGGARRRGRGRLMVVRAGGPPSTNQLILAFVLPLSLFVGTLVTAARVADDLDDRFLREMEINRAILEENEASDEEDDDGDIIVYDEGEEEEELPPVPVEEKEPAVAGPRTRNRPRRRV